Proteins encoded together in one Venturia canescens isolate UGA chromosome 10, ASM1945775v1, whole genome shotgun sequence window:
- the LOC122416909 gene encoding uncharacterized protein, whose protein sequence is MRKIIHHRGPRIEEMREWQRWGNRELREKSEQEGRENMDKESDMDGGESREGERAKEREDGIIEDVGQQELGTKGLENERNIEPSMKKRRKRRSPEELAIEEYNKFCSPCYMKVAMNK, encoded by the exons ATGAGGAAAATCATTCATCATCGGGGCCCGAGGATCGAGGAGATGAGGGAGTGGCAACGGTGGGGAAACAGGGAACtgagagagaaaagtgagCAAGAGGGCAGGGAGAACATGGATAAGGAATCGGACATGGATGGAGGTGAAtcaagagagggagagcgggCTAAGGAACGGGAAGACGGGATAATTGAGGATGTGGGACAGCAGGAGTTAGGAACTAAGGGACTCGAG AACGAACGAAATATTGAGCCATCGATGAAGAAGCGGAGGAAGAGGAGATCTCCGGAAGAATTGGCCATTGaagaatataataaattttgtagtCCGTGCTATATGAAAGTAGCGATGAATAAATAG